A window of the Syntrophothermus lipocalidus DSM 12680 genome harbors these coding sequences:
- a CDS encoding response regulator transcription factor: protein MDNARILVVDDEVHIVELVKFNLEKEGFQVRVAYDGITALTQAELVRPDLIILDIMLPQLDGLEVCRRLRSMQDFSSTPIIMLTAKGEEFDTVLGLEMGADDYIKKPFSPREMVARVKARLRAKRILEAEKATGRKTLVFKDLIVIPDKHEAFVGERRLELTPKEFELLKLLASNQGKVFSREVLLEKVWGYEFSGDTRTVDVHIRHLRQKLGESPSSPQYIETVRGVGYRFKERES, encoded by the coding sequence TTGGATAACGCGCGCATTCTCGTGGTCGATGATGAAGTCCATATAGTAGAGCTGGTCAAGTTTAACCTGGAAAAAGAAGGATTCCAAGTGAGAGTGGCTTACGACGGGATTACGGCCTTAACCCAGGCGGAGTTGGTACGACCAGACCTAATTATTCTGGATATAATGCTTCCCCAGCTGGATGGGCTAGAAGTGTGCCGACGGTTGAGAAGCATGCAGGACTTTAGTAGTACTCCTATTATCATGCTTACGGCCAAAGGAGAGGAATTTGACACCGTGCTGGGATTAGAGATGGGGGCTGACGACTATATCAAGAAACCTTTTAGCCCCAGGGAAATGGTGGCTCGGGTTAAAGCAAGATTGCGAGCGAAAAGGATTCTGGAGGCCGAAAAGGCTACCGGACGCAAGACCTTGGTCTTCAAAGACCTGATAGTAATCCCGGATAAACATGAGGCGTTTGTGGGCGAACGGAGACTAGAACTGACGCCAAAGGAATTCGAGCTTTTGAAGTTGTTAGCTAGCAACCAGGGAAAAGTATTTAGCCGCGAGGTGTTGCTGGAGAAGGTCTGGGGGTATGAGTTCTCAGGTGATACCCGTACTGTGGATGTTCACATCCGGCATCTTAGACAAAAGTTAGGAGAGAGCCCGAGTTCGCCTCAGTACATTGAAACGGTACGGGGCGTCGGATACAGGTTTAAAGAGAGAGAGTCTTAA
- a CDS encoding DUF167 domain-containing protein, which yields MNIQETERGIRFEVRVLPRASKNEVIGEVEGAVKIKLTAAPLEGEANQALISFLAKISGVARKNVTIIKGETSRHKLVEITGIDKTEFLKRTGLPG from the coding sequence GTGAACATCCAAGAAACCGAGCGTGGTATACGGTTCGAGGTACGGGTATTGCCGAGAGCTTCTAAGAACGAGGTGATAGGCGAAGTGGAGGGAGCTGTTAAAATCAAGCTTACTGCTGCTCCTTTGGAGGGTGAGGCCAACCAGGCCTTGATTTCGTTTTTGGCTAAGATAAGCGGTGTTGCCCGTAAGAACGTGACTATTATAAAGGGTGAAACTTCACGCCACAAACTGGTAGAGATAACCGGCATCGACAAGACAGAGTTCTTAAAAAGAACGGGGCTACCCGGGTAA
- the pgeF gene encoding peptidoglycan editing factor PgeF, with the protein MVSWHLHSVQGLSYITLPEWQKQGLTVAITTRTGGFSQGEYSSLNLAFHVGDDQTAVLSNRELLASVLRISLADMVCACQVHKANVRIVTEADKGKGVFEYASALPETDAMVTDCEGVFLTTFYADCIPILLFDVTRRVIGLAHGGWKGTMAKIASATVEVMRKEFGSYPQDIKAFIGPGIGGCCYEVDDGLAAQVRTVFGKDSRFLLEEKQGRNYWYLDRTNFFILENAGLHHQNIGLCGMCTRCNQELFYSYRGSGGRTGRFAVVLGFNKR; encoded by the coding sequence GTGGTCTCATGGCACTTGCATTCTGTTCAAGGCTTGTCTTACATTACTTTGCCGGAGTGGCAAAAGCAGGGCTTGACCGTAGCTATAACCACCCGTACCGGAGGGTTTAGCCAGGGGGAGTACTCTTCTTTGAATCTGGCTTTTCACGTCGGAGATGACCAGACCGCTGTTTTATCAAACCGGGAGCTTTTGGCATCAGTCTTGCGCATTTCTCTTGCGGACATGGTGTGCGCTTGCCAGGTGCATAAGGCTAACGTGAGAATTGTCACTGAAGCTGACAAGGGTAAAGGGGTATTCGAATACGCTTCTGCATTGCCGGAAACCGACGCCATGGTTACCGATTGTGAAGGAGTATTTTTGACAACGTTCTATGCCGACTGCATACCTATTCTTTTGTTTGACGTTACACGCAGGGTGATAGGTCTGGCCCACGGTGGTTGGAAGGGGACTATGGCCAAAATAGCTTCGGCCACGGTCGAGGTTATGCGAAAAGAATTCGGAAGTTACCCTCAAGATATTAAAGCATTCATAGGGCCTGGAATTGGTGGGTGCTGCTATGAAGTCGACGATGGGTTGGCAGCCCAAGTCAGGACAGTTTTTGGAAAAGACAGCCGGTTTTTGCTGGAAGAAAAACAGGGAAGAAACTATTGGTATCTCGACCGTACGAATTTCTTTATCTTAGAAAACGCGGGCCTTCATCATCAAAATATCGGTCTTTGTGGAATGTGTACCAGATGTAACCAAGAACTGTTCTATTCGTACCGGGGATCTGGTGGAAGGACCGGAAGATTCGCTGTGGTTCTGGGTTTCAATAAGAGGTGA
- a CDS encoding DivIVA domain-containing protein — MTLTPVDIRNQRFKKTWRGYSESEVNRFLVTLAEEYEKLYRDNVELKENLKKKEFELSKYQKLEETLQQSIVLAQKAAEEVVANAHREAESIKENARHRIAEMFDVYEDILKRLGVFRVEIRLMLLSQVELLEQSGKRLDDIADFFYSRDMKEVLDKLSRAEEGK; from the coding sequence ATGACCTTAACGCCGGTGGACATCCGCAACCAACGGTTCAAAAAGACCTGGAGGGGTTATAGCGAATCAGAGGTTAACCGCTTTTTGGTAACGCTGGCAGAAGAGTACGAGAAGCTTTACCGGGATAACGTGGAACTGAAAGAGAATTTGAAAAAGAAAGAGTTTGAATTGAGCAAGTACCAGAAACTTGAGGAAACCTTGCAGCAGAGCATCGTTTTAGCTCAGAAAGCGGCCGAGGAAGTAGTAGCTAATGCTCACAGAGAGGCGGAGTCGATAAAGGAAAATGCGCGCCATCGCATAGCCGAGATGTTCGATGTTTACGAAGATATTTTGAAGAGATTGGGCGTTTTCCGGGTAGAGATCAGGTTAATGCTGTTGTCCCAGGTGGAACTACTAGAGCAAAGCGGGAAGCGGCTGGATGATATTGCCGATTTCTTCTACAGCCGGGACATGAAGGAGGTACTGGACAAGTTATCTCGGGCCGAGGAGGGAAAATAG
- the nth gene encoding endonuclease III, producing MAKTDKILLVLRTLADVYPQAGTRLKFQNPFQLLVAVMLSARTTDEQVNRVTRGLFAEVKSPKDLASMEVGILEDMIKGCGLYRQKARNLIALARILMEEFGGEVPTDFDQLLRLPGVGRKTANVVVSVGFAKPGLGVDTHVLRVSRRLGWHNARDPQVAEAELKRIIPESWWARAHHLFISHGRAVCRARKPDCDRCTIRLYCQYGVSGQSDKAEDRLQSESSA from the coding sequence TTGGCAAAGACAGATAAGATTCTACTCGTCTTGCGTACGTTAGCGGATGTTTACCCACAAGCAGGTACTCGACTGAAGTTTCAGAACCCATTTCAGTTGTTGGTAGCTGTTATGTTATCTGCTCGTACCACTGACGAGCAGGTGAACCGAGTCACCAGAGGACTTTTTGCTGAGGTCAAATCGCCTAAAGATTTGGCTTCAATGGAAGTAGGGATTTTGGAAGATATGATAAAAGGTTGCGGGCTTTATCGGCAGAAGGCTCGGAACCTCATCGCTTTGGCCCGGATTTTGATGGAAGAGTTTGGAGGGGAAGTTCCCACGGATTTTGACCAATTGTTACGTTTACCAGGGGTGGGAAGAAAAACGGCTAATGTTGTAGTCAGCGTGGGATTTGCTAAACCGGGTTTAGGGGTTGACACGCACGTCCTTAGGGTGTCACGGCGCCTGGGTTGGCACAATGCCCGTGATCCTCAGGTAGCAGAGGCTGAGCTTAAGAGGATTATACCTGAATCTTGGTGGGCTCGGGCTCACCACTTGTTCATTTCTCACGGCAGGGCGGTTTGCCGGGCACGCAAGCCCGATTGTGACCGATGCACTATTCGGCTGTACTGTCAATATGGTGTTTCCGGTCAGAGCGATAAGGCGGAGGACAGGCTGCAAAGTGAAAGTTCGGCATGA
- the pnpS gene encoding two-component system histidine kinase PnpS, translating into MHDGEKTGEETFRERNKMKAILTTLVDGVMAVSRDGIVTLANKAAEEIFKARHEGLVGRPFASLVSSQELNQMLEDVFETGRQIFTETALEQCLFRVQMAAINGEKGDVEGAVVVFHDVTDARKFDQMRSEFVANVSHELRTPLTAIKGFVETLLDGALEDKLICRRFLTIIEGENNRLTRLIDDLLTLSAIESRERKLTLKPVCLVTSIIQVMNILGPQAREKRLHLELIFNRDLPPVKADEDLVGQVLINLIDNAIKYTSPGGKIVIRVKRGGDQVFTSITDTGTGIPQESLPRLFERFYRVDKARSRELGGTGLGLAIVKHIVESHGGEVFVESELGKGSTFGFSLWVA; encoded by the coding sequence ATGCACGATGGAGAAAAAACGGGAGAAGAGACTTTTCGGGAACGGAACAAGATGAAAGCTATTCTAACTACTTTGGTTGACGGGGTGATGGCTGTCAGCCGCGACGGGATTGTTACTTTAGCCAACAAGGCGGCAGAAGAGATTTTTAAAGCGCGACATGAAGGGTTAGTAGGGAGGCCTTTCGCCAGTTTGGTATCTTCTCAGGAATTGAATCAGATGTTAGAGGACGTTTTTGAAACCGGGAGACAGATTTTTACGGAAACCGCGTTGGAACAGTGTTTATTTAGGGTACAGATGGCAGCTATCAACGGTGAAAAGGGAGATGTGGAAGGGGCAGTGGTGGTATTCCACGATGTTACCGATGCGCGCAAATTTGATCAGATGAGATCCGAGTTTGTTGCTAACGTTTCCCACGAGCTCAGAACCCCTCTCACCGCTATCAAGGGATTTGTAGAGACTTTACTCGATGGAGCTTTGGAGGATAAACTCATCTGCCGCCGCTTCTTGACCATTATTGAAGGAGAGAACAACCGCCTTACCAGACTTATCGACGATCTCCTGACCCTTTCTGCTATTGAGTCCCGGGAAAGAAAGCTCACCTTAAAACCGGTTTGTCTAGTCACTTCCATTATTCAGGTAATGAACATTCTGGGCCCTCAGGCCCGCGAAAAGAGATTGCACCTGGAGTTAATATTCAACCGCGATCTGCCTCCGGTCAAAGCCGACGAAGACCTGGTAGGCCAGGTTTTGATTAATCTAATCGACAACGCTATCAAATATACTTCTCCCGGAGGCAAGATAGTAATACGCGTAAAACGTGGGGGCGACCAGGTATTTACGTCTATCACTGATACCGGGACTGGGATACCCCAAGAAAGCTTGCCTCGCTTATTTGAGAGGTTTTACCGGGTGGACAAGGCACGTTCGCGCGAGTTGGGCGGCACCGGTCTGGGACTAGCGATTGTCAAACATATCGTTGAGTCTCACGGCGGAGAAGTATTTGTGGAGAGTGAGTTGGGCAAGGGTTCAACTTTCGGGTTCAGCTTGTGGGTGGCATAG
- a CDS encoding YggS family pyridoxal phosphate-dependent enzyme — MKADGGGLEQSIAEVRERIRRAAQRSGRQEQEITLVAVSKTVDLETISRAAQLGITHFGENRVQEFLPKYKELPHLQWHFIGHLQTNKVKDVIGKACLIHSLDRWRLAEYIDGKAKLLGLAEVDVLLEVNVSGERSKYGLLPSDVPAFLDAVERLERVRVRGLMTVAPQVDDPELARPVFKKLRSIFEDIKKRQYRNTEMLYLSMGMTQDFEVAVEEGSNMVRVGTAIFGARR, encoded by the coding sequence ATGAAGGCCGATGGGGGAGGATTGGAACAGTCGATTGCTGAAGTCCGGGAACGGATCCGTCGAGCAGCTCAGCGCTCAGGCCGGCAGGAGCAGGAGATAACTCTGGTGGCTGTCAGTAAGACCGTAGATTTAGAAACTATATCCCGGGCAGCGCAGTTGGGAATCACCCATTTCGGAGAGAACCGGGTTCAGGAGTTTTTACCTAAGTACAAGGAGCTACCTCATCTCCAGTGGCACTTCATCGGTCATCTGCAGACCAACAAGGTGAAGGACGTCATAGGAAAGGCTTGCTTGATCCATTCGCTAGACAGATGGAGATTGGCGGAGTATATTGATGGTAAGGCCAAGTTGCTTGGGCTTGCCGAGGTTGATGTGCTGCTAGAGGTCAATGTTTCCGGCGAACGTTCCAAATACGGATTACTCCCCTCAGATGTTCCAGCATTTTTAGATGCGGTTGAAAGACTTGAACGTGTGCGGGTTCGTGGCTTGATGACTGTGGCTCCCCAGGTTGATGACCCGGAGTTGGCGAGACCAGTATTCAAGAAACTTCGTTCTATTTTCGAAGATATTAAGAAGAGACAGTACCGCAACACAGAAATGTTGTACTTGTCTATGGGCATGACTCAGGACTTTGAGGTTGCTGTCGAGGAAGGGAGCAACATGGTCAGGGTGGGAACTGCGATATTCGGTGCAAGAAGATAG
- a CDS encoding YggT family protein: MPVSISVIRVIDVAFEVLVWLIIIRCILSFVRHDPYQPVFKFIYDVTEPVMAPFRRLVPVVGGLDFSPLIAIMVVELVRRLVYAVLVNLIR; the protein is encoded by the coding sequence TTGCCGGTCTCTATCAGTGTGATTCGAGTAATAGACGTGGCTTTTGAAGTATTGGTGTGGTTGATAATCATCCGTTGTATTTTGTCGTTTGTGCGGCACGATCCTTACCAGCCAGTGTTCAAATTCATTTACGATGTAACCGAACCGGTGATGGCACCTTTTCGGAGATTGGTTCCGGTTGTTGGAGGACTCGATTTTTCGCCTCTGATAGCCATTATGGTTGTAGAATTGGTACGCCGGTTGGTATATGCAGTCTTGGTAAATTTGATAAGGTAG
- a CDS encoding HlyD family efflux transporter periplasmic adaptor subunit → MSERLDRLAKQKKQKRLILKLLFVLVLISAMLAVAAAYRAVTGKLSVMRMEVEESKEGVLEETLTGTAMVVQEETVLRSPADGRFENLVREKERVRRGAILGRLYTESGTESYDVTAPIAGVVLYQTDGLETVMVPSKLGDLHPQMFAYSIHVVRGVENLLHKGDAFAKIVNNLKPTGLVVKTEDTADPLADGQEVGVRYKNLDLGTARVISIERGNDYTLVGLIMSGFVMEVADRRSIPVELVIRRYEGIIVPTRALTTKAGRLGVYCLRKETVVFKEVQLVARKAGHSVVRGLDAGEYVVTTPDLVKEGMVMRR, encoded by the coding sequence ATGAGCGAACGTCTAGACCGGTTAGCAAAGCAGAAAAAACAAAAGAGATTGATATTAAAACTGCTTTTCGTTTTGGTTTTGATATCAGCGATGTTGGCGGTAGCGGCAGCTTACAGGGCAGTGACCGGGAAACTGTCCGTTATGCGGATGGAAGTAGAAGAATCTAAAGAAGGGGTTCTAGAGGAAACTTTGACCGGTACGGCTATGGTTGTCCAAGAAGAGACGGTGTTGCGATCTCCAGCCGACGGGCGTTTCGAAAACCTGGTGCGGGAAAAGGAACGGGTCAGGCGCGGGGCGATTCTGGGGAGATTGTATACGGAAAGCGGAACTGAGAGCTATGATGTAACGGCTCCGATAGCGGGAGTAGTATTGTACCAGACTGACGGGTTGGAAACGGTAATGGTTCCATCCAAGCTGGGAGACCTTCACCCTCAAATGTTTGCTTACAGCATCCATGTTGTTCGGGGAGTTGAGAATTTACTTCACAAAGGCGATGCTTTTGCCAAAATCGTGAACAACTTGAAGCCAACCGGCTTGGTGGTTAAGACGGAAGACACCGCAGACCCTCTAGCCGATGGACAGGAGGTCGGAGTCAGGTATAAGAATCTGGACTTAGGGACTGCCCGGGTAATTTCGATTGAGCGAGGAAACGACTATACTTTGGTCGGGTTGATTATGAGCGGGTTTGTAATGGAGGTGGCGGACCGTCGTTCGATTCCGGTAGAGCTGGTTATACGGCGTTATGAGGGAATAATCGTTCCTACGCGGGCTCTCACTACCAAAGCGGGTCGGCTCGGAGTTTATTGCCTGCGCAAGGAAACGGTTGTTTTTAAAGAGGTTCAGCTGGTTGCCAGGAAGGCAGGTCACAGCGTGGTCAGGGGACTAGATGCTGGTGAGTATGTAGTCACTACTCCGGACTTGGTGAAGGAAGGGATGGTGATGCGGCGATGA
- a CDS encoding cell division protein SepF: MGFVDKFWQFFGVETETKEELVELPIEPEERKFDRKGNLVSIHSTKTIKVVVCEPADFDEVKTIADNLKSRRQVVINLERTPAESRQRIIDFVSGTTYALDGHIQKIGDHIFLFAPSNVEISVDTRSAVRTSYIFTRPGPFGGTDF; this comes from the coding sequence ATGGGTTTTGTGGACAAGTTCTGGCAGTTCTTTGGGGTAGAGACGGAGACGAAGGAGGAGTTGGTAGAGCTGCCAATAGAACCAGAAGAAAGGAAATTTGACCGTAAGGGGAATCTTGTCAGTATCCATTCAACCAAGACCATCAAAGTGGTCGTGTGCGAACCGGCCGATTTCGACGAAGTCAAAACTATTGCCGACAATCTCAAGAGCAGGAGGCAGGTTGTCATAAACTTAGAGAGAACTCCTGCGGAATCGAGACAGCGAATTATCGACTTTGTAAGTGGTACAACCTACGCTTTGGATGGCCATATCCAAAAGATAGGAGATCACATCTTTCTTTTTGCTCCTAGTAATGTAGAAATCTCTGTGGACACCCGTTCTGCAGTACGTACCTCATACATATTCACCCGCCCAGGGCCTTTTGGAGGGACCGATTTCTGA
- the proC gene encoding pyrroline-5-carboxylate reductase, giving the protein MKYRVLGVVGCGNMAYALVKGLTQSRFDFETIVGFDVNPARLNLFRQEFSVKPVSSNQEVAEQGDIIVLAVKPGQIRQVLEEVKDKLTSDKLLVSIAAGISTSLIEEVAGSHVPVIRVMPNTPCLVGRGISAIAAGTGASVEHEEVVARMFAAVGEVCRVPESYMDAVTALSGSGPAYIYLVAEAMSDAGVEVGLPRDLARLMALKTIAGAVAMMEVTGKHPAVLREDVTSPGGTTIAGLRELEENGLRKAFFRAVRRAFERSMELGRR; this is encoded by the coding sequence ATGAAATACCGGGTTTTAGGAGTCGTCGGTTGTGGAAATATGGCCTACGCTCTGGTGAAGGGACTGACGCAGTCGCGTTTTGATTTTGAGACTATCGTGGGGTTCGACGTAAACCCAGCCCGGCTAAACCTCTTTCGGCAGGAGTTTTCGGTGAAGCCTGTTTCTTCCAATCAAGAGGTGGCTGAACAAGGGGATATTATTGTCCTGGCGGTTAAACCTGGTCAAATAAGGCAAGTGCTGGAGGAAGTGAAGGATAAGCTGACTTCAGACAAGCTGCTGGTTTCGATTGCGGCAGGCATTTCTACAAGTTTGATCGAAGAAGTAGCGGGTAGCCATGTGCCGGTTATTAGGGTCATGCCCAATACTCCCTGCTTGGTAGGCCGGGGGATTTCAGCAATAGCGGCCGGGACCGGGGCAAGTGTTGAGCACGAAGAGGTAGTAGCCAGGATGTTTGCTGCTGTAGGCGAGGTCTGCCGAGTTCCGGAATCATACATGGATGCGGTTACCGCGCTGTCTGGGAGCGGGCCGGCTTACATATATTTAGTAGCCGAAGCGATGAGCGATGCTGGAGTGGAGGTGGGGCTGCCCCGGGACCTTGCCCGTTTGATGGCTTTAAAGACTATAGCAGGGGCAGTTGCCATGATGGAGGTTACAGGTAAACATCCGGCCGTGCTTAGGGAAGACGTTACTTCGCCCGGGGGAACAACTATAGCCGGATTGAGGGAATTGGAAGAAAACGGCTTGCGGAAGGCGTTCTTTCGGGCTGTTCGGAGGGCGTTTGAGCGTTCGATGGAGCTCGGGCGGAGATAG
- a CDS encoding peptidase U32 family protein yields MSKKGLELLAPAGKWESLETVIEQGADAVYLGGKRFNMRLLRPDFNFSDEQLMDAVSFAHDRGVKVYVTVNNLYFQSEINELADYLAFLEEAGCDGIIVQDLAVPLLLQRLGLKLPLHASVQMGVANAEAARFLDEQGFSRGILSKNLSLDEIRDIHQRTSLELEFFVHGDVCISHTGQCYMSSFFFGESANRGRCRKPCRWKYRFLPSPDRWEGVHYFLAHKDLCLVGYLDRLIEAGVRSFKIEGRMRDPEYAGFLVRCYRRALDALEAGETEVVSEAEKELYSRRIREFTTGSLFSRTGADCIGYSGEREPFFPTSSIEVTPLGRDDYPQFKAPTPGSVPSLSVKVGGLEAFFGVIGRGVDTVIIGGDGFKNSKDNWDEASLLRAIQAGNDKGVSVVLETPRIVTQKDLDGVITLLSIPEMKGLSAVMVHDLGSLRIARELGLTVWAGYGLNLTNGTSVKFLASQGVQRVTASLELKLADLKNMVGKSCLEIELMVQGPLCGMITDYCPIQAVWAEGDDDGCKTACNRAEYCLEDEYQQRFRILNDDRCRTHIFFPLDLCLFGYLPLIKDMGINSIRIEGHYYRLDTLLEVVDIYRDGLRDLAQGRWEGEKGYRRLLRLFAHGLTTNPLVHRLAGLEAD; encoded by the coding sequence ATGTCTAAAAAGGGTTTGGAGTTGCTGGCGCCTGCTGGTAAGTGGGAAAGCCTAGAAACTGTTATTGAACAAGGAGCAGATGCTGTATATTTGGGCGGCAAGAGATTCAACATGCGTCTTTTGCGGCCTGATTTTAATTTTTCGGACGAACAACTGATGGATGCGGTATCGTTTGCCCACGACCGCGGGGTTAAGGTGTATGTAACGGTTAACAATTTGTATTTTCAATCAGAAATAAACGAGCTAGCCGACTACCTGGCTTTTCTCGAGGAAGCAGGCTGTGATGGCATTATCGTGCAGGACCTGGCCGTGCCTCTTCTTTTGCAGCGCTTAGGGTTAAAGCTGCCGTTACATGCGAGCGTCCAAATGGGCGTTGCCAACGCTGAAGCGGCAAGGTTCTTAGACGAACAGGGTTTTTCCAGGGGCATACTGTCAAAGAACTTGAGTTTGGATGAAATCAGAGACATACATCAAAGGACCTCTCTGGAGCTGGAGTTTTTCGTGCACGGGGATGTCTGTATATCGCACACCGGACAGTGCTATATGAGCAGCTTTTTCTTCGGAGAAAGCGCAAACCGCGGTCGTTGCCGGAAACCGTGCCGATGGAAATACCGGTTTCTACCCAGCCCTGACCGATGGGAAGGTGTTCATTATTTCCTCGCTCATAAAGACCTTTGTTTGGTCGGATACCTCGACCGGTTGATCGAAGCCGGGGTTCGCTCTTTCAAGATTGAGGGAAGGATGAGAGACCCGGAGTACGCCGGTTTTCTGGTCCGCTGCTACCGAAGAGCACTAGATGCCTTGGAAGCTGGGGAGACTGAGGTGGTAAGCGAGGCAGAAAAAGAGTTGTATTCCCGGCGGATACGGGAATTTACAACAGGGAGCTTGTTTAGTAGAACCGGCGCCGATTGTATTGGATATTCGGGAGAAAGAGAACCCTTCTTTCCTACCAGTTCAATAGAAGTCACCCCATTAGGACGAGACGATTACCCGCAGTTCAAGGCTCCTACGCCCGGTTCAGTGCCTTCGCTAAGTGTTAAGGTTGGGGGGCTGGAGGCGTTTTTCGGCGTTATCGGGCGCGGCGTTGACACGGTGATTATTGGAGGAGACGGTTTTAAGAACAGCAAGGATAATTGGGATGAGGCTTCCCTATTGAGGGCGATCCAAGCGGGGAACGATAAGGGGGTATCTGTAGTTTTGGAAACCCCGAGGATTGTCACCCAAAAGGATCTGGACGGGGTAATCACCCTCTTATCGATTCCTGAAATGAAGGGTTTATCGGCAGTGATGGTACATGATCTCGGGAGCCTGAGGATAGCTCGGGAGCTTGGTCTGACAGTATGGGCGGGGTACGGGCTCAACCTTACTAATGGGACTTCAGTTAAGTTTTTGGCTTCCCAAGGGGTGCAGAGGGTGACGGCTTCCCTTGAGCTGAAGTTGGCGGACCTTAAGAACATGGTGGGAAAATCATGTCTGGAGATAGAACTGATGGTCCAAGGTCCTTTGTGTGGTATGATTACGGATTACTGTCCGATCCAAGCGGTATGGGCGGAAGGTGATGACGATGGTTGTAAGACCGCGTGTAACCGGGCCGAGTACTGCCTGGAGGACGAATATCAACAGAGGTTTCGCATCTTAAATGATGACCGGTGCCGCACTCACATATTCTTCCCCCTCGACTTGTGTTTGTTCGGTTATCTTCCACTAATCAAAGATATGGGGATCAACAGCATCAGGATCGAGGGTCACTACTATCGCTTAGACACTCTTTTAGAGGTGGTTGACATATACCGTGACGGTTTACGGGATTTGGCGCAAGGGAGATGGGAAGGGGAAAAAGGTTACCGGCGGCTTTTGCGTTTATTTGCCCATGGGCTTACCACCAACCCTTTGGTTCATCGACTAGCCGGGCTAGAAGCAGATTAG